In a single window of the Leptolyngbya ohadii IS1 genome:
- a CDS encoding ATP-binding protein, with product MLSSIFDTCIPRDEILAGELSLDLFAAKLRLVVEGNAPQVYQDPRIFFANTFPTDGLKTLISEVFGRLVGVSAGSPIIRLETSFGGGKTHDEIALWHIAKQGRSIEGLDRFVDLKLIPDRPIQVAAIACQDLDPINGVYHPETGIRTYTLWGEIAYQIGGVNGYSLLRGSDEQRVSPGTVVLERLTNGQPTLIVLDEIARHLRAAKATMVGNSDLAAQVVAFLFSLMDLAAACNNLVFVYALASSSDSFGEETIDIREAIQASARQERVLSPSTDVEVYNIVKQRVFTSVSEKAAEAAAREYLSTYRASRLTLPDGCKDSHYAQIIQDSYPFHPELFGLLTKKIASIPNFQRTRGALRLFARVARFLWRDPSVWTPLIHAHHLPIGVDEEITSDLTSRLERPLMRIPIQADIYNPDGREAHAQFQDQEWLAAGKPPFSSWISRTIFLHSINQGITAGIRRPELNLSLLTPGVEAGFVETALERLSTVAWYLDNDPITSIARFKEEPSINKIIAEEKEQVGRGEAKDDLRSRRDTIFADKFFKLISAPESPADVDDVADSVALCLIDFDEDTVKSSTDDPPPVVDRIFNNTGESGKFRTFRNRLLFLVANRQELERAIDLAREYRAINNILKSPHRLEDLSESQQKQLKDKAGSMDLSVRVALTNAYRHLFYPSNDSVKAAKGLMHYPLPAQDSGDVKGKNNQQDVILKALKDCQKVRSEDAPPFAPAYVLQKVWAAGLDFWTTKMLREAFAKDLGLNILLDAEVSKLRDTIKQGLQTGQWDLKAGDRIFIKTNEGLPALPDTIEFSDRMVLYRRGVLELPKPREVELSAQVMPSTETTKPVRVRWRAQGSLTVSLYQDGNLIGQDFRPSDEYEGTIAQTTVFRIVADYGSGETAQAETTAKVLVYGNSGTSNGSPTVSNGATLFAVKPEQFDLEGTPNSVFNELGDRVFDHKIKGIKALELSVGQVMDYRRLTTALPLLAKFPIQIDQTVTIQTGDQFVRLEYQGPMRGFQSFLTPTNTLLGNPDVQANVLLKLVIEFPSPVDPEGQEIRSIAQALGRNPVDRINLTARVTY from the coding sequence GTGCTGTCTTCTATTTTTGATACCTGTATTCCCAGAGATGAGATTCTGGCAGGCGAGTTATCCCTTGACCTGTTTGCTGCCAAGCTACGGCTGGTTGTGGAAGGGAATGCACCACAGGTTTATCAAGATCCTCGCATCTTCTTCGCCAACACCTTTCCCACAGATGGATTGAAGACGCTCATTTCAGAGGTCTTTGGGCGGCTGGTTGGCGTATCGGCTGGCTCTCCCATTATTCGTTTGGAAACCAGCTTTGGCGGCGGCAAAACGCATGATGAGATTGCGCTATGGCATATTGCGAAGCAGGGACGATCGATCGAGGGGCTAGATCGGTTTGTGGATTTGAAGCTAATTCCCGATCGCCCGATCCAGGTTGCCGCGATCGCCTGTCAGGATCTTGACCCGATTAATGGGGTGTACCATCCCGAAACAGGAATTCGCACTTACACGCTCTGGGGCGAAATTGCGTATCAGATTGGTGGCGTGAACGGATACAGCCTGCTCCGGGGATCAGATGAGCAACGGGTCAGTCCAGGAACTGTGGTATTGGAGCGGTTAACAAATGGGCAGCCCACTCTAATTGTGCTGGATGAGATTGCACGGCATCTGAGAGCCGCAAAAGCGACGATGGTGGGAAACAGCGATCTGGCAGCCCAGGTGGTTGCCTTCCTGTTTTCGCTGATGGATCTGGCGGCAGCCTGCAACAATCTGGTTTTTGTATATGCGCTGGCTTCGTCTTCGGATAGCTTCGGGGAAGAGACGATCGATATTCGAGAAGCTATTCAGGCTTCTGCTCGCCAGGAACGGGTGCTGAGTCCCAGTACCGATGTCGAGGTTTACAACATTGTGAAGCAGCGGGTGTTCACAAGTGTCAGCGAAAAAGCGGCTGAAGCCGCAGCACGGGAATACCTCAGCACGTACCGCGCCAGTCGGCTCACTCTGCCAGATGGCTGTAAGGATAGCCACTACGCCCAAATTATCCAGGACAGCTATCCGTTCCACCCGGAGCTATTTGGACTACTCACAAAGAAAATTGCTTCGATTCCCAACTTCCAGCGCACCAGGGGCGCGTTGAGATTGTTTGCCAGAGTTGCTCGGTTCCTCTGGCGTGACCCTTCAGTTTGGACGCCGCTAATTCATGCTCATCATTTACCGATCGGCGTTGACGAGGAGATTACGAGCGATCTTACGTCCCGGCTAGAACGTCCGCTGATGCGAATCCCGATCCAGGCTGACATTTATAACCCGGATGGTCGAGAAGCTCATGCCCAGTTTCAGGATCAGGAATGGCTGGCAGCCGGAAAGCCCCCTTTCTCTAGCTGGATCAGCCGCACGATTTTCCTGCACTCGATTAACCAGGGGATTACGGCTGGCATTCGTCGCCCTGAATTAAATCTGTCTCTGCTGACTCCCGGTGTGGAAGCTGGTTTTGTAGAGACTGCCCTGGAGCGACTTTCTACAGTTGCCTGGTATCTCGACAACGATCCGATTACCTCGATCGCCCGCTTTAAAGAAGAGCCTTCGATCAACAAGATCATTGCCGAAGAGAAAGAGCAGGTAGGACGCGGAGAAGCAAAAGATGACCTGCGATCGCGGCGGGATACGATTTTTGCAGACAAGTTCTTCAAGCTCATTTCTGCGCCGGAGAGTCCAGCCGATGTGGATGATGTCGCAGACTCGGTTGCGCTTTGTCTGATTGATTTTGACGAAGATACGGTCAAGAGTTCGACAGATGACCCGCCCCCAGTCGTCGATCGCATTTTCAATAACACGGGCGAGTCCGGGAAGTTTCGCACCTTTCGGAATCGGCTGCTGTTTCTGGTGGCAAATCGGCAGGAGCTAGAGCGGGCGATCGATCTTGCCAGGGAGTATCGGGCAATCAACAATATTTTGAAGTCGCCCCACCGCCTGGAGGATTTATCGGAGAGCCAGCAAAAGCAGCTTAAGGACAAAGCAGGCAGTATGGATTTGAGTGTGCGGGTTGCCCTCACAAATGCCTATCGCCATCTGTTCTATCCGTCCAATGATTCGGTGAAGGCAGCGAAGGGGCTAATGCACTATCCGCTCCCGGCTCAGGATTCTGGGGATGTGAAGGGCAAGAACAACCAGCAGGATGTGATTCTAAAAGCACTGAAGGACTGCCAAAAGGTACGTTCAGAGGATGCCCCGCCTTTTGCGCCTGCCTATGTGTTGCAGAAGGTTTGGGCAGCCGGACTGGATTTCTGGACAACAAAGATGCTGCGTGAGGCGTTTGCGAAGGATCTGGGACTCAACATCCTGCTGGATGCAGAGGTATCAAAGCTCCGTGACACGATTAAGCAGGGTCTTCAGACCGGACAGTGGGATTTGAAAGCAGGCGATCGAATATTCATTAAAACCAACGAGGGGTTGCCTGCCCTACCTGACACGATCGAGTTTTCCGATCGCATGGTGCTGTACCGTCGGGGCGTCTTGGAGCTGCCGAAGCCGAGGGAGGTTGAGTTGAGTGCCCAGGTCATGCCCAGCACCGAGACAACCAAACCTGTGCGGGTTCGCTGGCGAGCGCAGGGGTCACTTACGGTGAGTCTGTACCAGGATGGCAATCTGATCGGGCAGGATTTTCGTCCATCCGATGAGTATGAGGGGACGATTGCCCAGACAACGGTTTTCCGGATTGTGGCAGATTACGGCAGCGGCGAGACTGCCCAGGCTGAGACGACAGCGAAAGTGCTGGTCTATGGCAATAGCGGCACGAGCAATGGCAGTCCCACGGTCAGCAATGGTGCAACGTTATTTGCTGTGAAGCCGGAGCAGTTTGACCTGGAGGGCACACCTAATAGTGTATTTAACGAGCTAGGCGATCGGGTCTTTGATCACAAGATTAAGGGCATTAAAGCGTTAGAGCTTTCAGTGGGGCAGGTGATGGACTACCGCAGACTCACAACCGCACTGCCGCTCCTGGCAAAGTTCCCGATCCAGATTGACCAAACGGTGACGATTCAGACGGGC
- a CDS encoding PDDEXK nuclease domain-containing protein — protein MGSEPSKSSYETFLRDLKERIQNAQVRAALAVNRELTLLYWQIGREILHRQQQQGWGAKVVNRLAADLRKAFPDIKGFSARNLLYMRAFAEAHPDEQIVQQVVALIPWGHNVRILDAVKTPEERMWYIRQTIQYGWSRNVLTHQIDSQLYRRQGNAITNFDRVLPNPQSELAQQVVKSPYSFDFLSLGKEALERDLETALIRHIREFLLELGVGFSFVGSQYPLIVDGKEYRIDLLFYHFRLHCFVVIDLKVVEFEPEFSGKMNFYVSAVDDLLRGEGDNPTIGIILCRTKSKTVAEYALRDVHKPIGVSTYHMGTPLPEEFQRSLPTLEDLEEEIEAIATEVEQTLASKEAEQLTLFADTTLNDEE, from the coding sequence ATGGGCAGCGAACCGTCAAAGTCGAGCTACGAGACTTTCTTGCGAGATCTCAAAGAGCGGATTCAAAATGCTCAGGTGCGAGCCGCCTTAGCTGTTAACCGGGAATTAACGCTCCTCTACTGGCAAATCGGTCGAGAAATTCTGCATCGACAGCAGCAGCAGGGCTGGGGAGCAAAAGTGGTGAACCGATTAGCAGCCGACCTGCGTAAAGCATTCCCCGATATCAAAGGATTCTCAGCTCGTAACCTGCTCTATATGAGGGCATTTGCTGAAGCTCACCCGGATGAGCAAATCGTGCAACAGGTTGTTGCACTAATTCCCTGGGGGCACAATGTCCGCATTTTAGACGCTGTAAAAACGCCAGAAGAACGGATGTGGTACATTCGGCAGACGATCCAGTATGGCTGGAGTCGCAATGTCCTGACGCATCAGATCGACAGCCAGCTTTATCGCCGCCAGGGTAACGCGATTACCAACTTCGATCGGGTTCTGCCTAATCCTCAGTCTGAGCTAGCGCAGCAGGTCGTAAAAAGCCCGTACTCCTTTGATTTCCTCAGTCTGGGCAAGGAGGCACTGGAGCGCGATTTAGAAACTGCCTTGATTAGACATATTCGGGAGTTTTTGCTGGAGTTAGGGGTTGGGTTCTCGTTTGTCGGCAGCCAGTATCCTCTGATTGTAGACGGCAAGGAATACAGAATCGATTTGCTGTTTTACCACTTTCGGCTGCACTGCTTTGTGGTCATCGATTTGAAAGTGGTCGAATTCGAGCCGGAGTTTTCGGGCAAGATGAATTTCTACGTTTCAGCAGTGGATGATTTGCTGCGGGGTGAGGGCGACAATCCAACGATCGGTATTATCCTCTGCCGCACCAAGAGTAAAACGGTTGCAGAATATGCCCTGCGCGATGTTCATAAACCGATCGGCGTTTCGACTTACCACATGGGGACTCCGCTTCCCGAAGAGTTCCAGCGCAGTTTGCCCACCCTGGAAGACCTCGAAGAAGAAATCGAGGCAATTGCCACTGAAGTTGAGCAAACGCTAGCGTCAAAAGAAGCAGAACAGCTTACTTTATTTGCTGACACGACATTGAACGATGAAGAGTAA